A region of Zeugodacus cucurbitae isolate PBARC_wt_2022May chromosome 5, idZeuCucr1.2, whole genome shotgun sequence DNA encodes the following proteins:
- the LOC128921930 gene encoding uncharacterized protein LOC128921930 produces the protein MARGVKMICALVTIFAILLLTQNFGGSETKSALNNNRKSGSGRTPSSAGNVTKPSYPTKSGSSAGNSHTDVPKLRCPGYNSQPNRPDLAPGGCATNTQHIGWNVPKSQGPPAPATNVYSSPAHMPGGYSPSAVVPPSAALPQGSVPNPQPPQQTSTKSGFDTGSVTGAIGEAILERVLRPIHTRVVSAQPAAAKPSGSNDGKIIIINNGPPGSVTTTNANRGTVITTGVVGENVTKPMPGQLPAVAPAGPAVSNVPLAPVGKNIAAQPTPAPGAAPAEDAAAAAPQPAPEQPVRINETDPNDNTKMVEVEKTAGYLAPQPPPPASAAGAEMNGTAPVMPPAGKGSAPLAPIGPVTAASQQLQAIPTQIPLLSDNTSAKKSGAVAWLNSIATVLLPLFVAFFGNALSA, from the exons ATGGCGAGGGGGGTGAAAATGATTTGCGCATTGGTCactatatttgcaattttattacttACACAAAATTTCGGCGGCAGCGAAACAAAGAGCGCTTTGAACAACAATCGAAAATCTGGTAGTGGACGCACACCTAGTAGTGCAGGAAATGTGACCAAACCGAGCTATCCGACAAAAAGTGGCAGCAGTGCAGGTAACTCGCACACAGATGTACCCAAATTGAGATGCCCAGGGTATAATTCGCAACCAAATCGCCCAGATTTGGCTCCAGGAGGTTGCGCAACCAATACTCAACACATAGGATGGAATGTGCCGAAATCGCAAGGACCTCCAGCTCCCGCAACCAACGTGTATTCATCGCCTGCACATATGCCAGGTGGTTACTCTCCTTCGGCTGTAGTACCACCTAGTGCTGCACTTCCTCAAGGTTCTGTACCCAATCCGCAACCGCCACAACAAACTTCGACAAAATCAGGATTTG ATACTGGTTCGGTTACTGGCGCAATTGGTGAAGCAATCCTTGAACGCGTGCTTAGGCCAATACATACGCGTGTCGTATCAGCACAACCTGCCGCCGCTAAACCATCTGGCAGCAACGATGGCAAAATCATCATTATAAATAATGGTCCACCCGGTTCAGTGACTACAACAAATGCTAACCGTGGCACCGTCATCACAACAGGTGTCGTTGGCGAAAACGTCACAAAACCCATGCCTGGCCAATTACCCGCCGTTGCACCAGCTGGCCCCGCGGTATCCAATGTACCGCTTGCACCCGTGGGTAAAAATATCGCAGCACAACCAACACCAGCACCAGGTGCTGCACCCGCAGaagatgctgctgctgccgctccACAACCCGCTCCCGAACAGCCAGTGCGCATAAATGAAACCGATCCAAACGATAACACCAAGATGGTTGAAGTCGAGAAAACTGCCGGCTATCTAGCACCgcaaccaccaccaccagcatcTGCAGCTGGTGCTGAAATGAACGGTACAGCGCCGGTTATGCCACCAGCTGGAAAGGGCAGTGCACCATTGGCACCAATTGGCCCAGTCACTGCAGCTTCACAACAATTGCAAGCAATTCCAACGCAAATACCTTTGTTGTCGGACAATACTTCAGCAAAAAAAAGTGGAGCAGTGGCATGGCTCAATTCGATAGCAACGGTGTTGTTGccattatttgttgctttttttgggAATGCATTAAGTGCGTGA